In Helianthus annuus cultivar XRQ/B chromosome 8, HanXRQr2.0-SUNRISE, whole genome shotgun sequence, a single genomic region encodes these proteins:
- the LOC110869644 gene encoding uncharacterized protein LOC110869644: MSSSQNVNTSEIGVANQLVLADLREGTTGPITVMVCRKWDVTSVNGRFMSTDYVVSDIKGGVMHCTARNNIAHYFFDKLKEGGVYLLKGFVVQRTDQYRILKDNPFVIGLNGSTVVIKVDDGGSSFTRYPFLLTPFEELEPTEGKYFVDVIGYVTEVGPQSVKSSGARAVEFNLNNERNRRVRVTLWGDLGDVMLKKKAENPAVYCLILTSMSAKFYLGVLGLSNSSSTILIDSSEVPALQTFKSSVSCVPIVDTSDPVTEEVVSVGTLQELVDRVRADKSKKKAILFRNVVEITSIRTKNSWYLFAYSGSQCRRGLTREGGYFICKACKSKVDYPRTRFRIQADVTDGTMSTVVTLFDEVAEQLVKRTAKSLVEEQLNDTSLDAPILPSALESLIGTKHTFEIKSHTYYRYGEYESFNCAKIVGPGLDDTDGNSKCVTSDLGALPSDSPKRGSSLPPPTPGSGRKLRKLYLEESDDDDEGVSVDPAHVTGVVDNSGDAKKGSH; this comes from the exons ATGTCTAGCTCTCAGAATGTTAATACATCAGAAATTGGTGTTGCCAACCAATTGGTCCTTGCTGACCTCCGTGAGGGGACTACCGGCCCCATCACGGTGATGGTTTGTAGAAAGTGGGACGTCACAAGTGTCAATGGCCGCTTCATGAGCACTGATTATGTCGTCAGTGATATAAAG GGAGGTGTCATGCATTGTACCGCCCGGAATAACATTGCACATTACTTCTTTGACAAGCTAAAAGAGGGTGGGGTATATTTACTCAAGGGTTTTGTAGTCCAACGTACCGATCAATACCGGATTCTGAAAGACAACCCCTTTGTTATCGGGTTAAATGGCTCCACGGTAGTTATAAAGGTTGACGATGGCGGTAGTTCATTCACGCGCTACCCGTTTTTACTTACGCCGTTTGAGGAACTCGAACCAACAGAGGGCAAGTACTTTGTAG ATGTTATCGGATATGTTACTGAGGTGGGGCCGCAGTCTGTGAAATCATCGGGTGCTCGCGCGGTTGAGTTCAATCTAAACAACGAACG CAATCGCCGAGTTAGAGTAACACTGTGGGGTGATCTCGGTGATGTTATGCTTAAGAAGAAGGCCGAAAACCCGGCTGTCTACTGTCTAATCCTGACTTCCATGAGCGCAAAGTTTTACCTGG GTGTCCTTGGTTTGTCCAATTCATCGTCAACTATTCTTATTGATTCATCCGAGGTTCCCGCACTGCAGACTTTTAAGTCGTCTGTGAG CTGTGTTCCTATTGTAGATACTAGCGATCCAGTCACCGAGGAAGTTGTAAGTGTTGGAACTCTACAAGAGCTTGTGGACAGAGTTCGTGCTGACAAATCCAAGAAAAAG GCCATTCTTTTCCGGAACGTTGTAGAGATTACGTCTATTAGAACCAAGAACAGCTGGTATCTTTTCGCGTATTCCGGTAGCCAATGTCGTAGGGGACTAACAAGAGAGGGCGGTTACTTCATTTGCAAAGCGTGCAAATCGAAGGTTGACTATCCAAGGACGAG GTTTCGGATTCAAGCGGATGTAACTGATGGAACGATGAGCACCGTTGTCACCCTCTTTGATGAGGTTGCTGAGCAGTTGGTCAAGAGGACCGCAAAATCCTTAGTAGAAGAGCAGCTAAAT GATACTTCTCTAGATGCTCCCATATTACCCTCCGCCCTCGAATCCCTTATTGGAACAAAACACACTTTCGAGATAAAGAGCCACACATACTACCGTTATGGAGAATATGAGAGCTTCAATTGTGCGAAGATTGTCGGCCCTGGTTTGGATGATACAGATGGAAACTCTAAGTGTGTGACGTCGGATTTGGGTGCCCTGCCATCTGACTCCCCAAAGCGTGGTTCGAGCCTCCCGCCTCCGACACCCGGATCTGGACGCAAGCTTAGAAAACT CTACCTTGAAGAATCGGATGACGATGATGAGGGGGTGTCCGTTGATCCTGCACATGTTACAGGTGTGGTTGACAATAGTGGGGATGCTAAGAAGGGCTCTCACTGA